The DNA window CGGAGAACATATCGTCAAGGCAAAACAGAACAGTAACAGAAGCTGAACGAAGCACAGATGGCAGAGATAGTCCTTACAGCTGTCATCAACAAAGCAATTGAAGTAATCAGCAATTTGATAACTGAAGGTAGCTCTGGCTTGCATTGGCTGGAAGAGGACATCAGATGGATCGAAAGAGAGACAAGGCACGTTTGGTCTTACCTGGATGAGGCAGAGGCCAGGCAAGATGAAAATCATCTGGTACGGAATTTGGTTCAGGATATTGAAGATCTTGCTCATGACATTGAGGACATCTTGGACACACTCCTTCCTTGGCTGGCATCACGCAAGAGTAAAGGGCACCTCGGTTGTCTTACTGCCGCCAGTCACGTCTTTTCCTGTGGTAATGATACTGCACAACATTTTGTCGGAGAGATCGAAAAGATTAAGAGAAAGATTGAAGACATTGATCGCCTTAGGACAACATATGGCATTGTAGATAGAGGTGGAACTCGTAGTGGAGACACTTGGGATCCGAGAAGATCATTTCTATATGCTGATGAATCAGAGATTGTTGGTCTGGAACAAGATTCTGATAATCTAGAGACCAGACTTCTGGACACAGATTTGGAGAATGGCGTAATCTCAATTGTGGGCATGCCGGGAATAGGGAAGACAACCCTTGGAAAGGAAATTTATCGGCGTGTGCGACATCACTTTGATTGTTCAGCTCAAGTCTATGTGTCCCAAGAGCCAAGTATTCGAGAGCTTCTGCTTGACATTGCTAGACAAGTGGGACTGGAGAAGGGGAAGTTCGAGGACCCCATTGAGGCCAACCTTGGTGAATATTTAAGAGGAAAgaggtttttagttttcttggaTGACGTTTGGAATACTAGAACGTGGGATTGTTTAAAACTCGGCTTCCCTAACAAACCTATGAGCGGGAGCAGAATTATTATCACCTCAAGAAATACTGGGGTAGGGAGATATATCGGAGGAGAAAGCTCACTTCACCTGCTGCAACCATTGACCCCGGAAAATAGTTGGAAACTTTTTTCTAAAATGGTTATGATCAGTCGAGGTAGAAATGCTGTGGACTTGCAAGGGTTTGAATACATAGGTAAAAAGATGGTTGAAAAATGTGGTGGCATACCATTAGCCATTGTGGTAACAGCAGGCATGTTAAGGGAGCGAGAAAGAACTGTCCATGCTTGGAATGGGGTACTTAAGAGCATGAGCCAAGATGACCACGGGGAATTGTCGAAGGTGTTGGCCACGAGTTACAAGGATTTGCCTAGCACATTGAAGCCTTGTTTTCTCTACTTTGGACTTTTTCCTGAGGACCATGAAATCCCTGCATTTCAGCTTATCAACATGTGGGCTGCTGAGAAATTCATCATTGCAAGTGGAGAACAAGATGTTGAAGATGTTGCAGAGGACTACCTAAATAATCTGGTGGCGAGGAACTTAATTCAAGTTGCTAGCAGGAGGTTTGATGGAAGGATTAGAAGCTGTCGTATCCATGATCTTCTCCACAACCTCTCCATTTCAATCGCGAAGCAGACTAACTTCTTCCGCAGCATTTCTGGTGGAGACAAACATTCTAACACTGATTCTAGTTCTTCAAGGGGACGTAGAATCACTTATAATCCGAGTAATACTCGTGAGCCTGACCATTTTGGTGCCAATTATGAAATACTTAAAGTTCGCGCCATGCTATGCTTTGACACAAACCAATATCTTCAAGAAGAGGACTTCGTAGTTTCTCATCAACTTGGAGG is part of the Coffea eugenioides isolate CCC68of chromosome 6, Ceug_1.0, whole genome shotgun sequence genome and encodes:
- the LOC113773524 gene encoding disease resistance RPP8-like protein 3; this encodes MAEIVLTAVINKAIEVISNLITEGSSGLHWLEEDIRWIERETRHVWSYLDEAEARQDENHLVRNLVQDIEDLAHDIEDILDTLLPWLASRKSKGHLGCLTAASHVFSCGNDTAQHFVGEIEKIKRKIEDIDRLRTTYGIVDRGGTRSGDTWDPRRSFLYADESEIVGLEQDSDNLETRLLDTDLENGVISIVGMPGIGKTTLGKEIYRRVRHHFDCSAQVYVSQEPSIRELLLDIARQVGLEKGKFEDPIEANLGEYLRGKRFLVFLDDVWNTRTWDCLKLGFPNKPMSGSRIIITSRNTGVGRYIGGESSLHLLQPLTPENSWKLFSKMVMISRGRNAVDLQGFEYIGKKMVEKCGGIPLAIVVTAGMLRERERTVHAWNGVLKSMSQDDHGELSKVLATSYKDLPSTLKPCFLYFGLFPEDHEIPAFQLINMWAAEKFIIASGEQDVEDVAEDYLNNLVARNLIQVASRRFDGRIRSCRIHDLLHNLSISIAKQTNFFRSISGGDKHSNTDSSSSRGRRITYNPSNTREPDHFGANYEILKVRAMLCFDTNQYLQEEDFVVSHQLGGLTFLRVLSVETNSFLSSVPDEIGNLRLLSYIGLRGYYRGSLPSSIRNLKNLTTLDLRECRGICLPTCIWNMKKLKFFLLHESATFTTSRRLKNEVSLSSLRILDVVNCRHLEPHWLHKFTSLRKLGIRYPSTKISEILSGAGPILTKLENLRLTGSYPPTGKLNLYRYESLIKLHLGIVIEKLPDVKEFPRNLTKLSLRFTELEEDPFYTLKKLPRLEILKLGHRSYVSKELVCSGADSFPQLRVLKLRQLYDLENLLAEDGAMPELKTITIRDCWKLKVSKRFLSRTIIER